The following nucleotide sequence is from Photobacterium gaetbulicola Gung47.
TCCATAAAAGGAGTTTTTGTGATTACCATCAAGCCAGCACAATCAATCGATCAAAATGCTATCGCTCAACTTCACGCCACTAGCTGGCAAGCTGTTTATGCTGGATTATTAGATGAGCAATACCTCTCTAAAGGCGTTTTTAGCGAGCGGGGAACAATTTGGCAGCATAGATTTAGCCAACCGAGTGCCAATCAGCGTATCTTTGTCGCATCAGAACAAAAAAAGCTGCTTGGCTTCATCTGTATCTACCTAGATCAAAGCGATGCTCAAGGCACGTTAATCGAAAACCTCCATGTTGACACCGGGACCAAGGGTAAAGGGGTTGGAAAAGCTTTGCTGCAACACGCGGCGCGCGTTATCCAAGCAGAAGCCTCACAC
It contains:
- a CDS encoding putative acetyltransferase (COG0454); the encoded protein is MITIKPAQSIDQNAIAQLHATSWQAVYAGLLDEQYLSKGVFSERGTIWQHRFSQPSANQRIFVASEQKKLLGFICIYLDQSDAQGTLIENLHVDTGTKGKGVGKALLQHAARVIQAEASHNGAYLEVLSQNVSAQRFYDYFGGNPVLSQQWQAPEGSLVDELVYQWEQIATILER